One genomic window of Globicephala melas chromosome 8, mGloMel1.2, whole genome shotgun sequence includes the following:
- the LOC115841793 gene encoding mesenteric estrogen-dependent adipogenesis protein-like: MAGLERAPAARPSLTSISSGELRSLWTCDCELALLPLAQLLRLQPGAFQLRGDQLVVPGPAEPAATRGGFNVFSDGLVRLDGQLYRLSSYIRRYVELTNYCDYKDYRETILSKPMLFFINVQTKKDSSKERTYAFLVNTRHPKIRRQIEQGMDMVISSVIGESYWLQFDFQEAVKNFLPPGNKVINGENLSFAYEFKADALFDFFYWFGLSNSTVKMNGKVLNLSSTSPEKKETIKLFLEKMSEPLIRRSSFSDRKFSVTSRGSLDEVFNCSLSPRSSLMEPLLAELPFPCVLESEETPNPFI; this comes from the coding sequence ATGGCGGGGCTGGAAAGAGCGCCGGCGGCCAGGCCGAGCCTGACCTCCATCTCGTCGGGGGAGCTGCGCAGCCTGTGGACGTGCGACTGCGAGCTGGCCCTGCTGCCCCTGGCCCAGCTGCTGCGCCTGCAGCCCGGCGCCTTCCAGCTGCGCGGCGACCAGCTGGTGGTCCCGGGCCCCGCGGAGCCCGCGGCCACGCGCGGGGGCTTCAACGTCTTCAGCGACGGCCTCGTGCGCCTCGACGGACAGCTCTACCGCCTCAGCAGCTACATCAGGAGATATGTGGAACTGACCAACTACTGCGATTATAAAGACTACCGGGAAACTATATTGAGCAAACCAATGCTATTCTTTATTAATGTACAGACCAAAAAGGACTCCTCGAAAGAAAGAACGTATGCGTTTCTTGTGAACACCAGGCACcccaaaataagaagacagataGAGCAGGGGATGGACATGGTCATTTCCTCAGTGATTGGAGAAAGCTACTGGCTTCAGTTTGATTTTCAAGAGGCAGTAAAGAATTTTCTCCCTCCAGGAAACAAGGTGATTAATGGAGAAAATTTGAGCTTTGCGTATGAATTCAAAGCTGACGCGTTATTTGATTTCTTCTATTGGTTTGGGCTCAGCAATTCCACtgtaaaaatgaatggaaaagtcCTGAATTTGTCAAGTACAAGTCCAGAAAAGAAGGAGACCATTaaattatttctggaaaaaatgaGTGAACCTTTAATCCGAAGGAGCAGTTTCTCTGACCGAAAATTCAGTGTAACTTCCAGAGGTTCACTAGATGAAGTTTTTAACTGCAGTCTGTCACCCAGATCATCTCTGATGGAGCCTCTTTTGGCAGAATTACCATTTCCATGTGTTCTGGAATCTGAAGAGACACCCAACCCATTTATCTGA